A region of Chelonoidis abingdonii isolate Lonesome George chromosome 8, CheloAbing_2.0, whole genome shotgun sequence DNA encodes the following proteins:
- the YIPF6 gene encoding protein YIPF6, with product MVNRCPRRISGKQGSGAKMAEAEESRAGGVAKPLFAGLSDVSISEDIPVEGEITVPVGSHSPDEDYSTLDEPVKDTIMRDLKAVGKKFVHVMYPKKSSALLRDWDLWGPLVLCVSLALMLQGGSADSKEDGGPQFAEVFVIIWFGAVVITLNSKLLGGTISFFQSLCVLGYCVLPLTVAMLVCRLVLLASSGTVSFIVRLVVVMAMFGWSTLASTAFLADSQPPNRKALVVYPIFLFYFIISWMILTFTPQ from the exons ATGGTGAATCGGTGTCCACGTCGCATCAGCGGCAAGCAGGGCAGCGGAGCCAAGATGGCGGAGGCAGAAGAGAGCCGGGCTGGGGGAGTCGCGAAACCGCTG tTTGCAGGTCTCTCAGATGTGTCAATATCAGAAGATATTCCAGTGGAAGGGGAGATCACAGTTCCTGTTGGATCTCACTCCCCTGATGAAGACTACTCCACATTGGATGAACCTGTTAAGGATACTATT ATGCGAGATCTAAAGGCAGTTGGAAAGAAATTTGTGCATGTCATGTATCCCAAAAAGAGCAGCGCGCTCCTCAGAGACT GGGATCTTTGGGGTCCTTTGGTGCTGTGTGTTTCACTTGCACT GATGCTTCAGGGAGGGTCAGCAGACAGTAAAGAAGATGGAGGTCCCCAGTTTGCTGAGGTCTTTGTTATCATCTGGTTTGGAGCAGTTGTCATTACACTAAACTCAAAACTGCTTGGAGGAACCAT ATCTTTTTTTCAGAGCCTTTGTGTCCTGGGTTACTgtgtcctgcctctgacagtggctatGCTCGTGTGCAGGCTGGTACTACTAGCAAGCTCGGGGACTGTCAGCTTCATTGTGCGACTTGTTGTAGTGATGGCTATGTTTGGCTGGTCAACCCTAG CATCCACAGCCTTCCTGGCAGACAGCCAGCCTCCAAATCGCAAAGCTCTTGTTGTTTACCCCATATTCCTCTTCTACTTTATCATCAGCTGGATGATTCTCACCTTTACACCTCAGTGA